The Variovorax sp. S12S4 genome includes the window TTCCTCACCGGCTGTGTTCAGTCGATGTTCTATTACCCCGACCGGGTGCGCTACGAAACGCCCGATGCGCTGGGGCTGCGATATGAGGCGGTGCAATTTGCCAGCGCCGACGGCACGCGCCTGAGCGGCTGGTTCATTCCCGCCGCAAGCCGCCAGAACCCGAAGGATGCCAAGGGCACGGTGGTGCATTTCCACGGCAACGCGCAGAACATGTCCGCGCACTGGCGCTTCGTTGCGTGGCTGCCGAAGCAGGACTTCAACGTGTTCGTGTTCGACTACCGCGGCTATGGCGAGTCCGAAGGCAAGCCGGAGCCCAAGGGCGTGTTCGAGGATTCCAATGCCGCGCTGGACCATGTGCGCTCGCGCGCCGACATCGACCCCGGGCGCCTTTTCGTCTTCGGCCAGAGCCTGGGCGGCACCAACGCCGTGGCGGCGGTGGGTTCGGGCAACCGGGCCGGCGTGAAGGCAGCGGCCATCGAAGCGACCTTTTATTCGTACTCATCGATTGCCAGCGAAAAGCTCCCGGGCGCCGGCCTTCTGGTAACTGACGAATACGCCGCATCGAAGTACATCGCGGCCGTTTCGCCGATTCCGCTGCTGCTCATCCATGGCACGGCCGATGCGGTGATTCCGCATTCGCATTCGCGCCGCCTGCTCGAAGCCGCACGCGAGCCCAAGCGGCTGATCGAAGTGGCCGGTGCCGCTCATCTGGAGCCCATGACCCATCGCTTCGGCACCACTTACCAGCGCGCGCTGGTCGAATTCTTCGACGCCGCGCTGCAATCACGGCAACCATGAAGCACTTCGACGAAATCGCCACCCGCGAACCGCTGGCTTTTGCACGGCTCGTACCCGCGCTGCGAGCCGCCTTCGCCGCCGAGGCGCAGGTGCCACCGCGGCATGTGCACAGCATCGAGACGGCCGGCGGAAACAAGGGCACCGTGCTCATCATGCCGGCATGGAGCGACGCGGGGTTCCTCGGCATCAAGACCATCAACGTCTTTCCGGGCAACAGCGCGCGCGGCCTGCCCGGCCTGCATGCCACCTACGTGCTGTACGACGCGCGCACCGGCGTGCCGCTGGCGATGATGGACGGCAACGAGCTCACCGCGCGCCGCACGGCGGCCGCATCGGCGCTGGGCGCAGCGTTTCTGGCGCGGGCTGATGCACGCCGGCTGCTGGTGGTGGGCACCGGCCGCATCGCCAGGCTGCTGCCCGCCGCGCATGCGAGCGTGCGGCCCATCGACGAGGTGCAGGTGTGGAACCACCGGCCCGAAGGCGCCGAGGCCCTGGCCGCGCAGTGGCGCGAAGAGGGTTTGAATGCCCGTGCCGTCACCGCGCTCGAAGCGGCCGTGCGGCAAGCCGACATCGTGAGTTGCGCCACTCTCGCGACCGAGCCGCTGGTGCGCGGCGAATGGCTGAGCGCGGGCTCTCACCTGGACCTGATCGGCAGCTTCACCCCCGCCATGCGCGAGGCCGATGCCCGCTGCTTTGCGGGCGCGCGCACCTTCATCGACACCACCGAAGCATTGCAGAAAGCGGGCGAGCTGCTCGATGCAATGGCGGTCGGCACGCTGCGCGCCGATGAGGTGCAGGGCACGCTCGCCGCACTCTGCCGGGGCGAATGTGCGGGCCGCACAAGCAGCGGCGAGCGCACCGTTTTCAAGGCCGTGGGCAGCGCGCTCGAAGACCTGACGGCCTCCACGCTGGTCTGGCGGCATGCCGAATCGACGCCAGCCTAAGGCTTAAGGCCTAGAAAACCGCGGCTGTTTGCCGGCATGGATAGCCATTTACTGACAAGCACATACGTCAAGCGGCTGATGGCACGCGTCTTGCGCCATGGCTAATCTGATGCCCATATTCCAGAGGCCAGCCCCATGCTCACCATTCTTCAGAAAGCCACCATCCTCAGCAAAGCCGGTTTCGAGGTTCCCGCCTGCCCGGCCGAAGACCCGTCGGCAAACTCGACCAGCGTGGTTTCGCAAAAGATGCACGAATGGGGCAAGGCCATCGAGACGATGTACGTGGCCTACGTGGCAGCCCGCGCGGCCAAGAGCCTGCGGGACGCCGAAGAGTCGCGCCAGACGGACATGCTGCGGCGGCTTTCGTTGACCGCCTGGGCTGCGTAAGGCGCATTCGCCCTTTCGCCAGCCGCCCGGGCCGCGTCAGCGCTCAGCCGAAGGTGAACGCGTAGGCCTGCGCGCCCGCGTCCAGAAACTCGATCTCGAACAGCCTGTCTTTCCCGTCAGTCCCATTGGTGGCTTGGCGCACCAGCTGATAGAGCTTCTGCGCATCGACGACCCCATAGCCCTGCGCGTCGGTGTCGGCGCCATGATCCGCCAGCGGCGGCTTGCCATCCACCAGCACCCTGAAGCGCACCGGCTTGCCGTTGGCCGAGGGGCCGAGCACCAGGTGCAGGTCGCGCGCCTGAAAGCGATAGGCGATGCGGCCGTTCGCACTGTTGAGCACCGCGCGCTCGGCCTCCACGGTCCAGTCGCCGGCCAGCGCCCACTGATTGGTGCGCAGCGAAGAAGCCGCCTGGTAGACCTTTGCATGATCTCGCACCACACCGCCGGGCGAGGCAAAACCGTGCGCGCGCTCGTGGCCCAGGTAGGTTTCGCCGGACAAGGCGGGCTCGGGGCCGGGCTGTGCCTGGGTACCCTGGCCCGAGGGAGCGACCAGCCCGGCAGGCACGCGAGCCTGTCCGGCCTCGGCCAGCAGTTGCTGGATGACTTGTTCGGCCTTGTCGTAGCGGCCCTCGCCGAACTGGTGATGGCGGACACGGCCCTCGGCATCGACGAAGTAGAACGCGGGCCAGGCGCGGTTGCCGAAGGCGCGCCAGATCGCGAAGTCGTTGTCCGTGGCTACGGGAAAGCCGATGCCCAGGTCCTTGGTCGCGCGGCGCACGTTGGCCGAGCGTTTTTCGAACGCGAACTCCGGCGTGTGGACGCCCAGCACGACGAGGCCCGCGTCCTTGTACTTCTCGGCCCATGCATTCAGGTAGGGCAGCGTGCGCAGGCAGTTGATGCACGAATAGGTCCAGAAGTCGACCAGCACCACCTTGCCGCGCAGCGCCTCGGGCGTGAGCGGCGGGGAGTTGATCCATTCGGTGGCGCCGGCCAGAGAAGGAAAGTTGCCCTCGACCCTGAGTTCGCGCGCAGGCACGGCGGCCGGGCGGTTGTCCGACACCCGCACGAAGCCCGCGTCTTCCTGCGCGGCAACCGGCTCCCCATGCGGCTTGCCGGGCTTGATCTTGTCCACCAGCGCCTGCTCCAGCGCCGAGGTGGTGCCGACCGACAGGCGCGCGAGCAGGCCGGTGTCCAGCCCCAGCGCGATGGCGCCCACGCCCACCAGCACGGCCGCGCCGGCGGCTCGCCGCACCCATTCGCCGCCATGCAGCGACCGCTTCATGACCGAGAACACGCGCCCGCCGAACAGCAGCGCGGCCGCCAGCGACGTGCAGGCACCCGCGGCATAGGCCAGCAGCAGAAGCGAGGTACCCACGCTCGCGCCATTGAGCGCCGCGCCGGTCAGGATAAGGCCGAGGATCGGGCCCGCGCACGGTGCCCAGAGCAGGCCGGTGCCCACGCCCAGCATCAGCGGGGAAAACACCGCGCTCGGCGCCGCATTGCCTTGCGGCTCGGACATGCGCATGCCCAGCGCCACCAAGGGGCGGGTCATGCGGTCGGCGACGCTTGGAAACAGCAGCGTCACCCCGAACAGCGCGAGCATCGCAATGGCGGCATAGCGCCCGTACTCGTTGAGCGTGACGATCCAGCCGCCGCCCACCGCCGCCAGGGTGGCAACGGCGGCAAAGGCCAGCGCCATGCCCACCAGCATCGGCAGGCCGTGCGAGCGAAACGGGCGGTCGGCGCGTGCGAACACGAATGGCAGCACCGGCAGGATGCAGGGGCTCAATATGGTGAGCACCCCGCCCAGGTAGGCGATGAGGAGGATGAGCATGATCGGGGTCGTCCGTGAAAAGATGTGTTCAGTGCGCGGGCGCGGTGCCCAGCGTGAGCCGGGCTTCCAGCCCGCCTTCGGCGCGGTTGTTCAGCGTGAGCTCGGCGCCCATGGCCATGGCAAGCTGGTGCGCAATGGCCAGGCCCAGGCCGGTGCCGCCGGTGCTGCGGTTGCGCGAGCTCTCGACGCGGTAGAAGGGCTTGAGCACCGCTTCGAGCTCGTCGGGCGGAATGCCCGGTCCGTTGTCGAGCACGGCCACCACCAGCTTGCCGCCCTCGGCATGCACCTGCACGCGCACGTCGGTGCCGAACTTCAGCGCGTTGTCGATCAGGTTCATCAAGATCCTGCGCAGCGCGTTGGGTCGGCTCACGATGGGCGCGCCGGCCTTGCCTTCGAGCCGCACCTGCTGGCCCACGTCTTCATAGTCGGCCACCATGCTCTCGAGCAGCGCGTCGGCGTCGATGCGCAGCGGCGGCTCGGTCGCGCCGTGCAGCGTGCGTGCGTAGGTAACGCCCTCGCGCACAAGGGAGTTCATGGCGTCCAGGTCTTGCCGGAACTTCTCGCGGTCGTGCTCGTTGTCCATCAGGTCGGTGCGAAGGCGCATGCGCGTGATGGGCGTCTGCAGGTCGTGCGAAATGGCCGCCAAGATCTCGACGCGCTCGGCCATGTAGCCGGCGATGCGCTGCTGCATGGCGTTGAACGCGCGTGCCGCATGCGCAACTTCGCTGGGCCCGTCTTCCGCGAGCGCCTGGCCTTTGAGGTCAGGCCCGAGCTCATCGGCGGCGGCGGACAGTTGCGCAAGCGGCCGCGTGACCAGCCTCACCGCATACCATGCGCAAATGGCCAGCACCAGCAGTTGAACGACCAGCAGCCACATCACCCAGCCCGACACAGGCATGCCCACGCGCCTGGCATGCACCACCACGGTAGACCCATCACCCAGCCGCACCTGGATCTGCAGCCCCTCGGGCGGCCAGGCCACCTCTCCCACCTTGACGATCTCGAACGGGCGCATCGCTTCCACGATGGCGGCGGCAAACTGGCGCGAAGCGGGCGAGCCGGGCTCGGTACCCTCCGCGCTGCCGCCCAGCACAAAGCGGTAGTTGCGCCGCTCCAGCCGGTCGAGCCAGCTTGCGCGCTCGGCCGCGGGAAGGCGGTCGAGAATGGCGACCGAGCTGGCGATGTCGCGCTCGATGCCGATCATCATCAGCTCGCGAAGCGCCATGTTCCGCTCGTAGCGAATCGCGGCGAAAGTGAGCAGTTGCGCAACGGCCAGGCCCACCACGATGATCAGCGTCACGCGGTAGAACAGCGAACCCGGCAGCAGCCTGCGCCACCCCTTGGCGGCATTCGCGACATTCGCGGCACGGGCCGTGTTCGCAGAAGGGTTCGCAGGAGTGGGCATGGGCGCTTTCTTCTATGGGCGGCGTGACCGGGTCACACCAGGTTGATGGCAACGTCGATGTTGCCTCGTGTGGCCTTGGAGTATGGGCAGGTCTGGTGCGCCGCGTCGGTCAGGGCCTGTGCCACTTCGCGGTCCAGGCCCGGCAGGCTCACGTTCAGGCGCGCCTGCAAGAAATACTCGCCGCCGGCCATGCCCAGGTCGACTTCCGCGTCCACCGCCAGGTCGGACGGCAGCGTGACCTTCATCTTGCCGGCCGCCTTGCCCATGGCGCCGATGAAGCAGGCGGACCAGCCGGCGGCAAACAGCTGCTCGGGGTTGGTGCCGGCGCCGGCGCTGCCGGGCGAAGAAAGCTTGATGTCCAGGCGGCCGTCGGAGCTGCGCGCTTCGCCGTCGCGGCCGCCTGAAGAGGTGTGGGTCTTGCCGGTGTAGAGGACTTTTTCGATGCGGGTCATGGTGATTCCTTGATGGAGGTTGACATACGTTGGTTTGCGAACGAACGGATTGTTGGGCCGCCCCTGCCCTGCCAAACCGCATTGCGTATGCCTATGTATCCGCGCAAGAAATCAACACACTACGTTTCACTGTTCGCAGCCTTCGGGCGGCGGTGACGCTACATTGCGGCTGCGGCGCCTTCCGCGCCATCCTTCTCCTGTTCACTGCCATGACACCCAAGACTTCCGATCACATCCTCATCGTCGACGACGACCGGGAAATCCGCGAGCTGCTCACCACCTACCTGGTGAAGAACGGCCTGCGGGTGGTTGCGGTGCCCACCGGGCGGCACATGCGCGCCGCGCTCGAGGAGTCGGGCCCGTTCGACCTGATCATTCTGGATTTGATGCTGCCCGGCGAAGACGGGCTCACGCTGTGCCGGGACCTTCGCACCGGCAAGTACAAGGCCACGCCCATCCTCATGCTGACCGCACGCAGCGAGGAGGCCGACCGCATCCTGGGCCTGGAGATGGGCGCCGACGACTACCTGGCCAAGCCCTTTTCGGCGCGCGAACTGCTCGCGCGGCTGCGCGCCGTGATGCGCCGCACCCGCATGCTGCCTCCCAACATGAATGCCGCCGAGCCGGCGCAGAAGCTGGCGTTCGGCGAGTGGGAGGTCGACACCGTGGCGCGCCACCTCATCGACGAAAGCGGCGTGATGGTGGCGCTGAGCGGCGCCGAGTACCGGCTGCTGCGCGTGTTTCTGGACCACCCGCAAAAGGTGCTGAGCCGCGACCAGTTGCTGAGCCTGACCCAGGGCCGCGAGGCCGAGCTCTTCGAGCGGTCCATCGACCTGCTCGTGAGCCGGCTGCGGCAGCGGCTGCGCGACGATGCGCGCGAGCCGCGCTACATCAAGACCGTGCGGAGCGAAGGCTACGTCCTCGCTTCGTCGGTCGAGGCGAAAGACTGACCGACGCAATGCACTGGCAGTTGGTCGGGTTGCGCACCTCGTGCGCCACGCCGCCCGCAAAAAAAAGCAGCGCAAACCAGAGCTTCTTCATTTGGCGCTCCCGCCCGGCGCCGAGGCAGCGGCCGCAACGGCCGAAGGTTCCGCAAGCAGCGCCTGGATCTTCTTCTCGGTGGCGCCGTAGCTGCCTTCGCCAAAGTGCGAGTAGGCGATGCGCCCCTCCTTGTCGATCAGGTACACAGCGGGCCAGTACTGGTTGTTGAAGGCCCGCCAGGTGCCGTAGCTGTTGTCCTGCGCTACGGCGTGCTTGATCTGCAGGCGCTGGATGGCGTCCTTCACGTTCTTCGTCGATTTCTCGAACGCGAACTCGGGCGTGTGCACGCCCACCACGGTCAGGCCCTTGTCCTTGTACTTCTCGTGCCACTCCTTCACGTGCGGCAGGTGGTTGAGGCAGTTGATGCAGGTGTAGGTCCAGAAGTCGACCAGCACCACCTGGCCGCGCAGCGCTTCGAGCTTGAGCGGTGGCGAGTTGAGCCATGTGTCGATGTTCTGGAACTCCGGCGCGGGGCGCACCACGCCCGCGGGCGTGTCGCCGCCGAGCCGTGGCGCGGCAAACGTCAAGGCGCCCACCGATGCGGCAATGGCCGCACCGATGGCAATGAGGGAGAGCTTCATGGTGGTTCCTTCGTGCGATGCGCAAGGGCGCAGTTGATGACCTGTGGATTGTTTTTCGCCCACCGGCCACACGGCCCACATTGCGTATGCCACTGTGTCGAGATTGGGAAACCAACACACTACGTTGCACAACGACGGTCGCCCCGCGCCTGGCTTCGGAGCGCCGATCACCCATGAGTCGCAGGGCTTCTCGATCCGTCGGCTTGACCTCAAGTTAGGTTGAGGAAGCACATTGCGTCGCATGAACAGTGACCAGCAACCCTCCAGCCGTCCAGGCCGCATCGAGCAGGCGCTCGAAATCCATCGAAGCATTGCCGCATGCAATGAGTACCTTGCACGCAGCGACAACGTTCATTCGTTGACGGCGGCATTGATGCTGCCTTGCTACCGCGTCGAGTTCGGCCGGCTGACGCTCGCGATGTCTGCCGCGGAGAAGAACGAGCTGATGTCGTTGCTCCCCGCTGGGACGCAGTGACGCGGCGTTCTCAGTCTTGCGCGGGCTCGAGCCTGACCATCAGTCGGCGTGCGCCCGGCCCTTGCGATGCCAGCTTGTCGGCGGGATTGCGGAGGCGGCATCGGTCGATGGACAGGCAGCCGCAGCCGATGCAGTCGTCCAGCGTGTCGCGCAGCTTCTTGAGCTGGGCCATGCGCTCGTCCAGCTCTGCGCGCCACGCGGCCGAAAGCCGTGCCCAGTCGGCTCGGCTGGGCGCGGCGGAGGTGGGGAGCGTGGCAAGGGCGTCGGCAATGTCGGCCAGCGCAATGCCGACGCGCTGCGCCACGCGGATGAAGGCCACCCGCCGGAGTACGTCACGTGCATAGCGGCGGTGGTTGCTCGGCGCCCGATGGCTCGCAATGAGCCCCTTCGACTCGTAGAAATGAAGGGTGGACACGGGCACCCCACTGCGCTGCGCGACCTCGCCCACCGAAAGGGTGGCGGAAAAGTCGGGCGGTTCTGCTGGCTTGGATTTCTTCATCGAGACCTCTCGATCTCGACTTTAGTTGAGGTTTTTCTTCCCTCAAAAACCCGCGCGGCGAATCAGGCCACGCAGCAGACCGCGCAGCGGTGGTTCGTCAGACGCGTTCCAGGATCACGGCAATGCCCTGCCCCACGCCGATGCACATGGTGCACAGCGCATAGCGTCCGCCGCCCTTATGCAGCTGGTTCACCGCGGTGGTGGCAAGGCGCGCGCCGCTGGCGCCCAGCGGATGGCCGAGCGCAATGGCGCCGCCGTTGATGTTGACGCGCGCGTCGTCGTCCTTCAGGCCGAGCAGGCGCAGCACGGCAAGGCCCTGGGCCGCGAAGGCTTCGTTGAGTTCGATGACGTCGATCTGGTCGATGGTGAGGCCGGTGAGCGCCAGCACCTTTTGAGTGGCAGGCGCGGGGCCGATGCCCATCACGCGCGGCGCAACGCCGGCGGTGGCCATGCCGACCACGCGGGCGCGCGGTGTGAGCCCGTGCTTGGCGGCGCTGGCTTCGTCGGCCAGCAGCAGCGCGCAGGCGCCGTCGTTCACGCCGCTGGCGTTGCCGGCGGTCACGGTGCCGTCGGGGCGCACCACGCCCTTGAGCTTGGCGAGCGATTCCAGGCTGGTTTCGCGCGGATGCTCGTCCTTGTTGACGATGAGCGCATCGCCCTTCTTCTGCGGCACGGTCACGGGCACGATCTCGGCGTCGAAGAAGCCGGACTTCTGCGAGGCCACGGCGCGCAGTTGCGAGTTGAGCGCCATCAGGTCTTGCGCCTCGCGCTCGATCTTGTAGTCGGTGGCCACGTTCTCGGCCGTCTCGGGCATGGAGTCGACGCCGTACTGCGCCTTCATGAGCTTGTTGACGAAGCGCCAGCCGATGGTGGTGTCGTACACCGCGTTGTTGCGGCTGAAGGCGCTTTCGGCCTTGGGCATGACAAACGGTGCCCGGCTCATGCTTTCCACGCCGCCGGCGATCATCAGCCCGGCTTCACCGGCGCGGATGGCGCGCGCCGCGGTGCCCACCGCATCGAGGCCCGAGCCGCACAAGCGGTTGATGGTGGCGCCGCCGAGCTCGATAGGCAGGCCCGCCAGCAGCGCCGACATGCGCGCGACGTTGCGGTTGTCTTCGCCGGCCTGGTTGGCGCAGCCGTAGAGCACATCGCTCACGGCTTGCCAGTCGACGTTCTTGTTGCGTTCCATCAGCGCCTTGAGGGGCACGGCGCCGAGGTCGTCGGTGCGCACGCTGCTGAGCGAACCGCCGTAGCGGCCGAAGGGGGTACGAACGGCGTCGCAGATGAAGGCTTGGTTGGTCATGTCTTTTGTCTCAAAAGTGAACGAATCCGCTTCAGGCGGCAATGGGAAGGCCCACGAGCTTCTCGAGTTCTTCTCGGCTGAGGCCGTCGACCAGGTCGACGAGCTTCAGGCCCTGGGGCGTGCATTCGAGCGTAGCAAGGTCGGAGTACACCCGCTTCACGCAGCCGATGCCGGTGAGCGGATAGGTGCATTCCTGCACCAGCTTGCTCACGCCCTGCTTGGTGAGCAGGTCCATCATCACCCAGGTCTGCTTGGCGCCGATGGCCAGGTCCATGGCACCGCCGACAGCGGGAATGGCGTCTTTCTCGCCGGTGTGCCAGTTGGCAAGGTCGCCCGTGGCCGACACCTGGAAGGCGCCGAGCACGCAAATGTCGAGATGGCCGCCGCGCATCATCGCGAAGCTGTCGGCATGGTGAAAGAACGAGCCGCCCGGCAGCAGCGTGACGGGCTGCTTGCCGGCATTGATGAGGTCGTAGTCTTCTTCGCCGGCCGCGGGCGCGGGGCCCATGCCGAGAATGCCGTTCTCGCTTTGCAGGATGACCTCGCGGCCTGCTGGCAGGTGGTTGGCCACGAGCGTGGGCTGGCCGATGCCCAGGTTGACGACGGCGCCGTCGAAGATGTCCTGCGCCACGCGGGCGGCGAGCTGGTCCTTGGTGCGACGTTGGTAAGTGCTGCTCATGTTCATGCTGCCTTCTTGAAGCCGCCGGCTTGCGTCGCCACGCGTTCGATGCGCACCACCTGGTGCACGAAGATGCCCGGCGTCACGACGGTCTCGGGGTCGAGCGTGCCGAGTTCGGCAATGTCGTGCACGGTGGCAATGGTCTTCTTCGAAGCCATGGCCATCACGGGGCCGAAGTTGCGCGCGGCCTTGCGGTAGACCAGGTTGCCCCAGCGGTCGCCGCGCTCGGCCTTGATGAGCGCCACGTCGCCGTGGATGGGGTACTCCAGCACATATTGCTTGCCGTCGATCTCTCGCGTTTCGCGGTCGCCAGCGAGTTGCGTGCCGTAGCCCGTCGGGCAGAAGAAGGCGCCAATGCCGGCGCCCGCCGCGCGAATGCGCTCTGCCAGGTTGCCCTGGGGCACCAGTTCGAGCTCGAGCTTGCCGCTGCGGTAGAGCCCGTCGAACACCTGGCTGTCGGCCTGGCGCGGAAAGCTGCAAATGATCTTGCGCACGCGGCCGGCCTTGAGCAGCGCGGCCAGGCCGGTTTCGCCGTTGCCGGCGTTGTTGTTGACGACGGTGAGGTCCTTGGCGCCCTGCTCGACGAGGCCGTCGATGAGTTCGCCGGGAATGCCGGCGGTGCCGAAGCCGCCGATGAGAACCGTGGCGCCGTCCTGGATGCCTTCAAGGGCATCGGCGACCGAGCGCGCGATCTTGTTGATCATGAAGCCTGTCTCCGGGAGTGAAGAAAGAAACCGAACTGCCTGCGATCCGCTCGGCCGACCCGATCGATCCTGCGAATCGCTGATTTGTTCGTCTAAAGAACATTTGTTCGTATAATGAATTCTAAAGAGGATCACCCCGCATGGCAACCCACGCTCTGAAAACCGCTACGCTCAGGACGCCCGAGGCACCCGCCCCCGGCGACAGCTACGTGCAGTCGTTTGCGCGCGGCCTGCAGGTGATTCGCTCGTTCAGCGAAAGCGCCCCCAGGCAGACGCTGAGCGAGGTGGCGGCCGCGAGCGGGCTCACGCGGGCCGGCGCGCGGCGCATTCTGCTCACGCTGCAGACCCTGGGCTATGTGGTGACCGACGGCAAGCTCTTCACGCTCACGCCGCGCATCCTCGACCTGGGCTTTGCGTACCTCTCGTCGATGCCTATATGGAACCGCGCCGAGCCGGTGATGGAAGCGCTGGTGCAGCAAGTGCAGGAGTCTTGCTCGGCCGCTGTGCTCGACGCGACCGACATCGTCTATGTGATGCGCGTGCCGACCAAGAAGATCATGCACATCAGCCTGGGCGTGGGCTCGCGGCTGCCGGCGTACTGCACTTCACTGGGCCGGCTGCTGCTGGCCGACCTAGAAGATAACGAGGTGCGCGCGCGGCTCGAAGCCTCGAGCATC containing:
- a CDS encoding alpha/beta hydrolase translates to MTPMNWKLALLALPVFLTGCVQSMFYYPDRVRYETPDALGLRYEAVQFASADGTRLSGWFIPAASRQNPKDAKGTVVHFHGNAQNMSAHWRFVAWLPKQDFNVFVFDYRGYGESEGKPEPKGVFEDSNAALDHVRSRADIDPGRLFVFGQSLGGTNAVAAVGSGNRAGVKAAAIEATFYSYSSIASEKLPGAGLLVTDEYAASKYIAAVSPIPLLLIHGTADAVIPHSHSRRLLEAAREPKRLIEVAGAAHLEPMTHRFGTTYQRALVEFFDAALQSRQP
- a CDS encoding 3-oxoacid CoA-transferase subunit A gives rise to the protein MINKIARSVADALEGIQDGATVLIGGFGTAGIPGELIDGLVEQGAKDLTVVNNNAGNGETGLAALLKAGRVRKIICSFPRQADSQVFDGLYRSGKLELELVPQGNLAERIRAAGAGIGAFFCPTGYGTQLAGDRETREIDGKQYVLEYPIHGDVALIKAERGDRWGNLVYRKAARNFGPVMAMASKKTIATVHDIAELGTLDPETVVTPGIFVHQVVRIERVATQAGGFKKAA
- a CDS encoding 3-oxoacid CoA-transferase subunit B; its protein translation is MNMSSTYQRRTKDQLAARVAQDIFDGAVVNLGIGQPTLVANHLPAGREVILQSENGILGMGPAPAAGEEDYDLINAGKQPVTLLPGGSFFHHADSFAMMRGGHLDICVLGAFQVSATGDLANWHTGEKDAIPAVGGAMDLAIGAKQTWVMMDLLTKQGVSKLVQECTYPLTGIGCVKRVYSDLATLECTPQGLKLVDLVDGLSREELEKLVGLPIAA
- a CDS encoding response regulator — protein: MTPKTSDHILIVDDDREIRELLTTYLVKNGLRVVAVPTGRHMRAALEESGPFDLIILDLMLPGEDGLTLCRDLRTGKYKATPILMLTARSEEADRILGLEMGADDYLAKPFSARELLARLRAVMRRTRMLPPNMNAAEPAQKLAFGEWEVDTVARHLIDESGVMVALSGAEYRLLRVFLDHPQKVLSRDQLLSLTQGREAELFERSIDLLVSRLRQRLRDDAREPRYIKTVRSEGYVLASSVEAKD
- a CDS encoding thioredoxin family protein, with the translated sequence MKLSLIAIGAAIAASVGALTFAAPRLGGDTPAGVVRPAPEFQNIDTWLNSPPLKLEALRGQVVLVDFWTYTCINCLNHLPHVKEWHEKYKDKGLTVVGVHTPEFAFEKSTKNVKDAIQRLQIKHAVAQDNSYGTWRAFNNQYWPAVYLIDKEGRIAYSHFGEGSYGATEKKIQALLAEPSAVAAAASAPGGSAK
- the pcaF gene encoding 3-oxoadipyl-CoA thiolase, giving the protein MTNQAFICDAVRTPFGRYGGSLSSVRTDDLGAVPLKALMERNKNVDWQAVSDVLYGCANQAGEDNRNVARMSALLAGLPIELGGATINRLCGSGLDAVGTAARAIRAGEAGLMIAGGVESMSRAPFVMPKAESAFSRNNAVYDTTIGWRFVNKLMKAQYGVDSMPETAENVATDYKIEREAQDLMALNSQLRAVASQKSGFFDAEIVPVTVPQKKGDALIVNKDEHPRETSLESLAKLKGVVRPDGTVTAGNASGVNDGACALLLADEASAAKHGLTPRARVVGMATAGVAPRVMGIGPAPATQKVLALTGLTIDQIDVIELNEAFAAQGLAVLRLLGLKDDDARVNINGGAIALGHPLGASGARLATTAVNQLHKGGGRYALCTMCIGVGQGIAVILERV
- a CDS encoding cytochrome c biogenesis protein DipZ, whose product is MLILLIAYLGGVLTILSPCILPVLPFVFARADRPFRSHGLPMLVGMALAFAAVATLAAVGGGWIVTLNEYGRYAAIAMLALFGVTLLFPSVADRMTRPLVALGMRMSEPQGNAAPSAVFSPLMLGVGTGLLWAPCAGPILGLILTGAALNGASVGTSLLLLAYAAGACTSLAAALLFGGRVFSVMKRSLHGGEWVRRAAGAAVLVGVGAIALGLDTGLLARLSVGTTSALEQALVDKIKPGKPHGEPVAAQEDAGFVRVSDNRPAAVPARELRVEGNFPSLAGATEWINSPPLTPEALRGKVVLVDFWTYSCINCLRTLPYLNAWAEKYKDAGLVVLGVHTPEFAFEKRSANVRRATKDLGIGFPVATDNDFAIWRAFGNRAWPAFYFVDAEGRVRHHQFGEGRYDKAEQVIQQLLAEAGQARVPAGLVAPSGQGTQAQPGPEPALSGETYLGHERAHGFASPGGVVRDHAKVYQAASSLRTNQWALAGDWTVEAERAVLNSANGRIAYRFQARDLHLVLGPSANGKPVRFRVLVDGKPPLADHGADTDAQGYGVVDAQKLYQLVRQATNGTDGKDRLFEIEFLDAGAQAYAFTFG
- a CDS encoding ornithine cyclodeaminase family protein gives rise to the protein MKHFDEIATREPLAFARLVPALRAAFAAEAQVPPRHVHSIETAGGNKGTVLIMPAWSDAGFLGIKTINVFPGNSARGLPGLHATYVLYDARTGVPLAMMDGNELTARRTAAASALGAAFLARADARRLLVVGTGRIARLLPAAHASVRPIDEVQVWNHRPEGAEALAAQWREEGLNARAVTALEAAVRQADIVSCATLATEPLVRGEWLSAGSHLDLIGSFTPAMREADARCFAGARTFIDTTEALQKAGELLDAMAVGTLRADEVQGTLAALCRGECAGRTSSGERTVFKAVGSALEDLTASTLVWRHAESTPA
- a CDS encoding organic hydroperoxide resistance protein, with translation MTRIEKVLYTGKTHTSSGGRDGEARSSDGRLDIKLSSPGSAGAGTNPEQLFAAGWSACFIGAMGKAAGKMKVTLPSDLAVDAEVDLGMAGGEYFLQARLNVSLPGLDREVAQALTDAAHQTCPYSKATRGNIDVAINLV
- the soxR gene encoding redox-sensitive transcriptional activator SoxR; amino-acid sequence: MKKSKPAEPPDFSATLSVGEVAQRSGVPVSTLHFYESKGLIASHRAPSNHRRYARDVLRRVAFIRVAQRVGIALADIADALATLPTSAAPSRADWARLSAAWRAELDERMAQLKKLRDTLDDCIGCGCLSIDRCRLRNPADKLASQGPGARRLMVRLEPAQD
- a CDS encoding ATP-binding protein encodes the protein MPTPANPSANTARAANVANAAKGWRRLLPGSLFYRVTLIIVVGLAVAQLLTFAAIRYERNMALRELMMIGIERDIASSVAILDRLPAAERASWLDRLERRNYRFVLGGSAEGTEPGSPASRQFAAAIVEAMRPFEIVKVGEVAWPPEGLQIQVRLGDGSTVVVHARRVGMPVSGWVMWLLVVQLLVLAICAWYAVRLVTRPLAQLSAAADELGPDLKGQALAEDGPSEVAHAARAFNAMQQRIAGYMAERVEILAAISHDLQTPITRMRLRTDLMDNEHDREKFRQDLDAMNSLVREGVTYARTLHGATEPPLRIDADALLESMVADYEDVGQQVRLEGKAGAPIVSRPNALRRILMNLIDNALKFGTDVRVQVHAEGGKLVVAVLDNGPGIPPDELEAVLKPFYRVESSRNRSTGGTGLGLAIAHQLAMAMGAELTLNNRAEGGLEARLTLGTAPAH